The region GCCGAACCCGAAGCTCACCCTGGCCGCCAACTTCCTCTACATGCTGAGCGGCCAGAAGCCGACGGACCTCGCGGCGAAGACCTTCGACGTCGCGCTGATCCTCCACGCCGACCACGAGTTCAACGCCTCCACCTTCGCCGCCCGCGTCACCGCGGCCACGCTGTCCGACCTGCACTCGGCGGTCGTCTCCGGGATCGGCGCGCTCAAGGGGCCGCTGCACGGCGGCGCCAACGAGCAGGTGATGCGGATGGTCGAGCAGATCCAGACCCCGGACCGGGCCGAGGCGTGGATCCGGAAGGCGCTGGCCGACAAGGCACGCATCATGGGCTTCGGCCACCGCGTCTATCGCGTCGAGGACCCGCGGGCCAAGCACCTGCGGCGGCTGGCGACGGAGCTGGGACGGCAGACCGGCAGCACCCACTACGTGCAGATCCTCAATACGGTCGCCCGCGTCGTCACCGACGAGAAGAAGATCTATCCGAACGTCGATCTCTACTCCGGCGCCGCCTACGCGTCCATGGGCATTCCCACCGACCAGTTCACGCCCATCTTCGCCCTGAGCCGGGTGGTCGGCTGGTCGGCCCACGTGCTCGAGCAGCACGCGCACAACCGGCTCATCCGGCCGCGCTCCGAGTACACGGGGCCCACCCGGCAGGCCTACGTCCCGCTCGACCGGAGATAGGCCCGCGCGCCGAGGGCCTCGCGACACGCCGGTT is a window of Candidatus Methylomirabilota bacterium DNA encoding:
- a CDS encoding citrate/2-methylcitrate synthase, which produces PNPKLTLAANFLYMLSGQKPTDLAAKTFDVALILHADHEFNASTFAARVTAATLSDLHSAVVSGIGALKGPLHGGANEQVMRMVEQIQTPDRAEAWIRKALADKARIMGFGHRVYRVEDPRAKHLRRLATELGRQTGSTHYVQILNTVARVVTDEKKIYPNVDLYSGAAYASMGIPTDQFTPIFALSRVVGWSAHVLEQHAHNRLIRPRSEYTGPTRQAYVPLDRR